A window of Gossypium hirsutum isolate 1008001.06 chromosome D13, Gossypium_hirsutum_v2.1, whole genome shotgun sequence genomic DNA:
CCTCTGATGGACCTGTCTCTTCATGTACTACAGGTGAAGCTTCTGTAAATCATAATTTCACACACAAGTTATTAATTCATGCAATGCAAAATGTTTGAGAAACAGAATAAACCAAGAGGCAGCCTATGTTACGGACTGAAGTTCAACTACTGGAACACAACATGTATGCACGAACATGCCAAAATCTATCATGGATTTATCGTGTTACAAACTATATAACACCTTAAATGCAATACgacatagaaaaataataataacacgaCAAGAATGCCTGGATTGTACAAGTAACTTGCTATTCCGCTATGCAAGGGGCAAGAAGATGATAACAAAGAGAGAATAGGATGGAGTAAGTTAACCAAGTCCCGGTTTAGCTCAAAGTAAGTATAACAGGAAATATTGCTCACCATCTTCAGAGAAAACAAAGCAAGTCCCAATTGTTTCTTCATATTCTCCGATCTGTAATTTGgaaaataaattaacttaaaacatgaaaatttcatgaattaaaaAACCCTCATCTCAGCAATCAGTTGGTGATTATTAAAGCTCAAATCAAAGCAAAACTATAAAAGCGATAGCTTAGGCCTATAGCGGACCACCAAATCCCTAGTTCAAATCAAAGCAAACTTTTATATTACCGGAATTGGAAACAAATGTCAGATATGAATACCTATCCAGTTATCCAGacttgaatgataatgatttggaAAATGATCTCTAgataatattttccatttatAATACCATATTCGGTCTATGGCTTCCTGAATTCTTTACGTCATTCTCATGCATAACAGAGACATTCATACACCATTTAAAATTTCTAGCaataaacattaataaataaataaataatggtagTCCTAAGATATTTAGTAAATATGGTCATCAAGGGAAATAAACTTTTCAAAACATAAATAACCTGGAAGTTGGAACCTTAGCTGTTCAAGGTAAATACTAGATTTAATATTGTTCAGACTTTTCAGTTTCTTTATGTATACATAACATATTCAGACACTAGTGTGGAGGAATGGTCCTCCAAATATagagaaaaacatagaaaattttggtaaatcCATGTCACGTACAGATCCACATCTGACACTGAccttgatttaaataatatagCAAGATTTGCAAAGTTAACAACTCACCAGCTTAAATTTTTTGTCTATGATTAATATTGGATTCATCGTATCCAGACCCTGACATTCATAACAATCTGATCATCACACTATgataaatcaaagaaaaaagGGTTAAAAACAACAATCAAACCTTGTTCAAAACTGACAGCAAAATACCAGTAAATCAAGTAAGCAATATTTCCAGGCAAAAATATCGCTAAACAAATAATTAGAAGCTTACAATTACACACCAAAATCAAATCTGTATTCATCTATGCAGAGCTCCAATCAAAGAACAAAAACATATATAGGTTGATTTTTATTAAGATTAATCATATTGCAAACTAAATGAATACGCAAATGtaagaaattttatataatacaaattataaacttgccaaattttatataaatatataacaccATAAATGCTGAAATGTAGATTGCTGAATCTAATGTTTATTAAATCCAACAAGTACAAAGCAAGTACATACATAATTTAAACAAGGTTTATCTAGATTAAGTTCTCCATAGTTAAAGCAATCACACGGATAGCTAGTATTATATATCTAGATGAAGATCTCTATCAACACATTAAAATTCCCTAATCCTCATAAGCTGACCAGTAAAAATATGAGAGCTTTCGTTTCATGAATTAACAAATATAAAATGAACATCGAGCAACAAAAACCAAAGGCAAAGCTTTCTTCTCGGGttcttagtttttttaaaaatatttgtatctgTCATATGTATTCAAGACTAAACTTCCTAAATACTCATTCAGTTATAAATTCTAATTTTCACATAACTGccaaaaaaaaaccttaacaaaTTTGTAACATACAAAAATTTAGAACTTACAGAAAGAGTATAAGGTGCATTTGGAGGGATGTCAATCTGCCCACGAACAGCTTCAAGATCAAGTAATACATACTCTGAATCTTCTTCCTCTCCATAATCATCATCCTTGTTTTTCTCCATCTAATCAAACCCAGAAAAAAAACATTACACTTCAAAGATACtgcaaaacaaacaaaataaattttcagaAGAATGGttgaaaaaatatgaatttttatttagttGTATTCGAGATAGATTAAGGGAAGTTCCATTGCATACGACACCCAAACAGATTAAGAGAAgtcaaagaagaagaaagattcatCAAGCAGCTAGGATTAACTGATAACAATGTCCATTCCATATAGAAAACTAAACCAATCTATAAGAATTAGATATCTTCTCCCAAGTTCAAAATTTTtcgcaaaaaatatatatattgggggGACTTGCAGAGATGGAGACATTTAACTTTGTAGTGATTTTAAGCTAACCCTAAATAATTCCAATCAACATAAATAGAGAACTGTTAAGACCTAAACATACTCTACCTCAAAAGCAtagtaaacaaaagaaaaacaaaatatattacCCATTATCCTTACCTTGCGATTTTAGTCGAGAGTTAAGGATTTCCGAGGGAGAGGAACCCCAGCCGTCGGTAAGATTCAACAACCAAACGTGCTCCGAGAGGAAAAATGAAGTagtgggaaatgggaggagaaatGATGGGGACAGAAAAAGGAGAGGGTATAGGTCGAtttcgggtagggagggagggtaaaacagagagttGGGAAGGGAAGCCGGACGTAATAGGTAATCTGGGATTTAAGAAGGGAATAGAAAAGcagggaatttggggattaggtcgggattgtattacgcgcgtaatatctattacagcgaaccaaacgccggaataggggcgtaatgtaataggcgcgtaatcggggcgtaatggattacctattacactgaaccaaacacAGTGTAAGAGATGCACCACTGTTTCGTTGCCCAATCAGAAATCTTCTAGATGCTCGTCCCAACAACAATTAATCATTCTCCATTTTCAGTCGGTTTCATTCTTAGAAAAAGCCTTTGTCTTCCCTAAAACTACATAGAATAC
This region includes:
- the LOC121225647 gene encoding general transcription factor 3C polypeptide 6, coding for MEKNKDDDYGEEEDSEYVLLDLEAVRGQIDIPPNAPYTLSGLDTMNPILIIDKKFKLIGEYEETIGTCFVFSEDEASPVVHEETGPSEANLFSGKYILDPNQAPRKQVKPVARLQKILKFRLLLDEDVQVETNSQNNSIL